The Microbacterium sp. W4I20 genome segment GCATCGCGTCGGCTCGGTGCCGATCGACACCGTGCACGATGGTGCGGGCGCGATCGGCGCGCGGATCGACGAGCTGCGCGCGGACGGTGTGCGGCATGTGCTGCTCGATGCCGTGGACGACAGCGACCTGGATGCCGCGGCCGAGGCGCTCGCCGCATCCGACGCCGTGCTGCTCGGGGGTGCGGCGGGTCTGGCCGTGGCGTTCGCCCGGAGGCTCGGCGGGGGCAGCCCGCTCGCTGTCCCGGGGCCGCCGGAGGGCCGGACGCTCATCGTCTCCGGCAGCGCCTCCGAGCGCACGCGCAGCCAGGTCGCCGCACACACGGGGCCGCTGTTCGCCCTCGACGTCGAGGCGCTCGCCGCCGGTACCGACGCGGTGGTCGAGCAGGCGCTGGAGTTCGTGCGCGCAGCATCCGGCGTTCCGCTCGTCTCGGCCACCGTCGATCCGGCCGAGGTGCGGCGGGTTCAGGAGCGCTGGGGCGTCGAGCGCTCGGCGGCCCTGGTCGAAGACGCGCTGTCGCGGATCGCCGCGCTCGCCGTGGAACGTCTCGGGGTCCGGCGCATCCTGGTGGCCGGAGGTGAGACCTCGGGAGCCGTCGCCGCGGCTCTGGGGGTGTCCACACTGCGCGTGCGCCGCGTCGTCGCGCCGGGCGTGGCCTGGACCACGGCGACGGATGCCGCCGGCCGCGAACTGGACCTGTGCTTCAAGTCGGGCAACTTCGGCGGCGAACGCCTGTTCGTCGATGCCTGGACTGAGGATGCCCGGACAGAGGATGCCTGGCCAGAGGAGGAGATGTCGTGACTGCCGAAGACCTCGTGGCCGCCTGCCGGGCCGTCGCCGCCGCCGGGCTCTCGCCGGGCAGCTCGGGCAATGCGAGTGTGCGCGTCGGCGACCGCATCCTCATCACGCCGACCGGATCGTCGCTGCGACGAGTGACGCCCGAGCAGATCTCCGTGCTCGCGGCCGACGGCACCCACCTCGAGGGGCCCGCGCCGACGAAGGAGTGGGCGATGCACCTCGCGGCCTACCGCGCGCGTCCCGACGCTCAGGCCGTCATCCACCTGCACTCCCGCGCCGCGACCGCGGTGTCGTGCCTCGCTTCATCCGGTGACGATCCGCTCCCCGCCTACACGCCGTACCGGGTGCGGATGCTGGGGCGCGTCGAGCTCGTGAACTACGCCGCGCCGGGGTCCGACGCCCTCGCCGCCGGGGTCGAGGCTGCGGCATCCCGCAACCACTGCCTGCTGCTCGCGAACCACGGCAGTGTCGTGTGCGCCCCGGATCTCACCCGCGCGATCGACCTGTGCGAGGAGCTCGAGGCCGCGGCAGAACTCACGCTCGCCCTGCACGGCCGCGAAGCCCGCACTCTCGATCCCGCGACCGCCTGGGGGTAGGTGTATCAGAAGTGATACAGTCCCCTGGCCGCGCTGCTGATCTGAACGAAGGAGCGATCGTGCCCTTGCGATTCCGGAACATCGACGCGACCCCTGACGACCCCGTTCGAGAGTGGGGTTTCGAGGGGATGCTGGCCGCGATCGATCGCGGATACGCCACCGACTGGCGCAAGCTCATCGCAGCCGTGCTGTCCGAGCCCGAGCTGCGCCCGGTGTTCGAAGAGGCCCGGGAGGCCGCGGAATCCCGGTCCACCGTCGCTCTGTTGGATGCCGTGCTCGAACGAGCGGAGCGGAGCCCGTCGGAACAGGCGCTGGCTCGGTTGCGCAGCGCGTATCGCGGAACCCGCATGACCCAGGCCGAGCTCGCCCGCCGGCTCGGCACGTCTCGCACGCGGCTGAACTCGTACCTGACCGGCAAGGTCACACCGGCCATGGACGTGCTCGTCGCGGTCGAGCAGATCGCCGAGCGGCACCGAGCGCCTGCGCGCGCACACAACCTCGTTCTCGACTGACACGGGCGCTCCCACACCCCCCAGGAGCACATCCCCGACCCTGCGCGCAAGGTGGGTGGACAACTTCTCCCGCCGTCCTAGCATCTCCGCGGGATCACGTTCCGTCGGTTGCGGGAAGGGGAACGCGACCCGTATAGTCACAGCCATGTGGTAACGATGCCACAGGTCGACGGGAGAAGCGACATGAGACACACGGACCGCTGGGCCCCCTCCGGAATCGAGGGGGAGAGATGAGCCTCGGTTCGGATTCGGAGACTCGCACCATGAGTCTCGCGAAAGACGAAGGCGCTCGTCCGAAGCGACGTCGCAGGGAGCGCGCGCCGAAGGTCAAGCAGCACTACAACAAGCGCGAGGCGATCGCCGGCTACCTCTTCATCTCGCCCTGGATCATCGGGTTCCTGATCTTCACCGCCGGCGCGATGGTCTACAGCCTGTACATCTCGTTCAGCAACTACAACCTCGCGACCAACACCGCCCGTCCGGTCGGCATCGACAACTACGCCCGCCTCTTCGAGGACCCGCGCGTCGGCGTCTCGCTCGCGAACACGCTCTTCTACGTCGTGATGGCCGTCCCGCTCGAGATCGCCTTCGCGCTTCTCCTCGCGATGCTGCTCAACCGTGTCGGCCGCGGCGCCGGCTTCTTCCGCGTGCTCTACTACCTGCCCAAGATGACGCCGGCGGTGGCGACCGCGGCGATCTTCTTCCTGCTGCTCAACGGCAACTCGGGCGCGATCAACGCGTTCCTCCGGGTCTTCGGCATCCAGGGTCCGCAGTGGCTCGTCGATCCGGACTGGGTCAAGCCCAGCATCGTGATCATGACGCTGTGGGGGGTCGCCGGCACCATGGTGATCTTCCTCGCAGCGCTGAAGAACGTGCCGGTCGAGCTGTACGAGGTGGCCTCGCTCGACGGGGCCGGGCCCATCCGCAAGTTCTTCTCGATCACGCTCCCGATGATCTCGGGCGCGATGTTCTTCAACGTCATCGTGCTGTCGATCGCGGCCTTCCAGATCTTCGACCAGGCGTACCTGCTGTTCTGGCGAGATCAGAGCAACTCTTCGCCGGAGGCGTCGCTCTTCTACGCCATCTACCTGTTCCAGCAGGCCTTCCGTCAGTTCAACTTCGGCTTCGCCGCGGCCATGGCCTGGCTGCTCTTCGTGATCATCATGCTCATCACGGTGATCCAGGTGAAGTTCGGCAACCGATTCGTCTACTACGAGGGAGACCGTTGATGTCGTCTTCACTGCGGCAAGTGCCTCCCGCTGCGATCCCGGGGAACGAGTCCGAGACGGTCGCCGTCACCGTGCCCAAGCGCTCGCGCTGGCGACGGGCCGTGGCGCGGCCGAAGACCCTCGTCGGCAAGATCGTCCTCGCGATCATCCTGATCGGCTTCGGACTGCTGTTCCTCTACCCGTTCGTCTGGCTGGTGGCCGCGAGCCTCAAGCCGCGCGGCGAGGTCTTCGACAACCTGCTGATCCCGAAGACCTTCATGCCGGAGAACTACGTCGAGGTGTGGAACCAGCTGCCACTGCTGAGCTGGGTGTGGAACAGCGTCGCGATCGCGCTGCTCGCCGCCGGGACCGTGGCGATCACCAGCTCGATCGTCGCGTTCGGCTTCGCGTACTTCAAGTTCCCCGGCCGCGGGCTGCTCTTCGGCCTGGTGCTCGGCACGATGATGCTGCCCGGCGCGGTCACCATGATCCCGATCTACCTGATCTGGAAGGAGACCGGGATGCTGGGCACGTGGGTGCCGCTGTGGGGCATGAACCTCTTCGGGTCGGCGTTCTACATCTTCCTGCAGCGGCAGTTCTTCCTCGGGCTGCCGAAAGAGCTGTTCGAGGCCGCCCGACTCGACGGGGCCAGCTACTGGGGACTCTTCTGGCGCATCGCCATGCCGCTCTCCATCCCGTCGTTCATCATCGTCTTCCTGTTCGAGTTCCAGGCGAGTTGGAACAACCTGCAGTCCGCGCTGATCTACCTCAACGCCGGGTCGGTCGAGGACTTCACCGCCCCGCTCGGCATCGCCTACGCGATGACGAAGTACAGCCCGACCGCGGGAGGCCAGGGCGACTATCAGTACGTCATGGTGGCGTCGCTGATCGTGACGATCCCGATGCTGATCATGTTCGCCTTCGGTCAGCGCTACTTCATCGAGGGTGTCGCCACGCAGGGTCGGAAGGGATGACCTCGTGAGCCCATCGGTATGGCATCGATTCCACAGTCCAAAGGTCACAAACCAATAAACACGCGGCAGCACCATTGCCCCGACGGGTTCGTTCCGTTACTTTCATGTGGGAAGGTTCCCACATTCGGAACACCCGACCCGGCGGAGGCGATGGCGCCGCCCCAATCGAAAGGGAAAGAGATGCGCAAGCGCATTCTGGGATTCGCCGCGATGGCCGCGGCATCCGCACTCGTGCTCGCCGGCTGCAGCGGCGGGGGAGCCGGTGAGGGCGACAGCGACACCGACTTCGACGCGAAGGCCACCGGCACGCTGAACGCCTGGGGCTTCGAGAACGCCGACGATGTCGGAACCTCGCGGATGGACTACGCCGCCGAGCAGCTGAGCGACGTCGACGTCAAGCTCGACGCGACCGCCTTCGACGCGCAGAAGTTCACCACGCGCATCGCCAGCGGCGACGTGCCCGACGTGGTGCAGATGGACCGCCGCTACGTCACCACCTACGCGGCGCAGGGACTCATCCAGCCGCTCGACGAGTGCTTCGCCGCGCAGGACGTGACGCCCGACGAGCACTGGTACCCCTCGGTCGTCGACGACGTGACCTACGAAGACGGCGTCTGGGCGGTGCCGCAGTTCTACCAGCCGCCGGCGATCCTCGTGAACAAGACCGTGCTGGCCGAGGCCGGAGTCACGCCCGACCAGATCGACACGTCGAAGCCCGACGTGCTGCTCGAGGCCATCGGCAAGATGTACAAGGAATCCGGCGGGGTTCCGAGCCGGCTCGGACTCGACCCGGTCGCCACCGGCCAGGGCCCGCTGTGGATCCTGGGCATGGGCGGTCAGCTCATCGACGACAAGGGTGCTCCGACCCTCGACGACCCGAAAAACATCCCCGGCATCGAGCTGCTGAAGCAGATCACCGATGCGCAGGGCGGATTCGCCGGGGTGAAGAGCTTCACCGACTCGTTCGACACCTTCGGCGACAACAACCAGTACGTCGCCGGTCAGGTCGGCGCACAGGTCAACGCGCAGTGGTACCCG includes the following:
- a CDS encoding carbohydrate ABC transporter permease, whose translation is MSSSLRQVPPAAIPGNESETVAVTVPKRSRWRRAVARPKTLVGKIVLAIILIGFGLLFLYPFVWLVAASLKPRGEVFDNLLIPKTFMPENYVEVWNQLPLLSWVWNSVAIALLAAGTVAITSSIVAFGFAYFKFPGRGLLFGLVLGTMMLPGAVTMIPIYLIWKETGMLGTWVPLWGMNLFGSAFYIFLQRQFFLGLPKELFEAARLDGASYWGLFWRIAMPLSIPSFIIVFLFEFQASWNNLQSALIYLNAGSVEDFTAPLGIAYAMTKYSPTAGGQGDYQYVMVASLIVTIPMLIMFAFGQRYFIEGVATQGRKG
- a CDS encoding carbohydrate ABC transporter permease, yielding MSLAKDEGARPKRRRRERAPKVKQHYNKREAIAGYLFISPWIIGFLIFTAGAMVYSLYISFSNYNLATNTARPVGIDNYARLFEDPRVGVSLANTLFYVVMAVPLEIAFALLLAMLLNRVGRGAGFFRVLYYLPKMTPAVATAAIFFLLLNGNSGAINAFLRVFGIQGPQWLVDPDWVKPSIVIMTLWGVAGTMVIFLAALKNVPVELYEVASLDGAGPIRKFFSITLPMISGAMFFNVIVLSIAAFQIFDQAYLLFWRDQSNSSPEASLFYAIYLFQQAFRQFNFGFAAAMAWLLFVIIMLITVIQVKFGNRFVYYEGDR
- a CDS encoding class II aldolase/adducin family protein; amino-acid sequence: MTAEDLVAACRAVAAAGLSPGSSGNASVRVGDRILITPTGSSLRRVTPEQISVLAADGTHLEGPAPTKEWAMHLAAYRARPDAQAVIHLHSRAATAVSCLASSGDDPLPAYTPYRVRMLGRVELVNYAAPGSDALAAGVEAAASRNHCLLLANHGSVVCAPDLTRAIDLCEELEAAAELTLALHGREARTLDPATAWG
- a CDS encoding helix-turn-helix transcriptional regulator; protein product: MPLRFRNIDATPDDPVREWGFEGMLAAIDRGYATDWRKLIAAVLSEPELRPVFEEAREAAESRSTVALLDAVLERAERSPSEQALARLRSAYRGTRMTQAELARRLGTSRTRLNSYLTGKVTPAMDVLVAVEQIAERHRAPARAHNLVLD
- the otnK gene encoding 3-oxo-tetronate kinase, which produces MTLELGVIADDITGACDVAAGVSAAGLDAEVRIGVPSAGSRTDAACVIVALKSRTAPVDQAVRESVAAARVLRDGGARLIYQKYCSTFDSTDAGNIGPVADALLAELSADAVSVGTPATPAAGRTMHRGHLFVGDRLLSESSLAQHPLTPMTDPDLVRVLGRQTPHRVGSVPIDTVHDGAGAIGARIDELRADGVRHVLLDAVDDSDLDAAAEALAASDAVLLGGAAGLAVAFARRLGGGSPLAVPGPPEGRTLIVSGSASERTRSQVAAHTGPLFALDVEALAAGTDAVVEQALEFVRAASGVPLVSATVDPAEVRRVQERWGVERSAALVEDALSRIAALAVERLGVRRILVAGGETSGAVAAALGVSTLRVRRVVAPGVAWTTATDAAGRELDLCFKSGNFGGERLFVDAWTEDARTEDAWPEEEMS
- a CDS encoding ABC transporter substrate-binding protein → MRKRILGFAAMAAASALVLAGCSGGGAGEGDSDTDFDAKATGTLNAWGFENADDVGTSRMDYAAEQLSDVDVKLDATAFDAQKFTTRIASGDVPDVVQMDRRYVTTYAAQGLIQPLDECFAAQDVTPDEHWYPSVVDDVTYEDGVWAVPQFYQPPAILVNKTVLAEAGVTPDQIDTSKPDVLLEAIGKMYKESGGVPSRLGLDPVATGQGPLWILGMGGQLIDDKGAPTLDDPKNIPGIELLKQITDAQGGFAGVKSFTDSFDTFGDNNQYVAGQVGAQVNAQWYPNVLGPYADQIDIEAVPFRDSNGDPFSVASGTAFVVPVGAKNPAAACAWMVNLTSDDAWMAAGEARAATLTENGGLNTGLFTGSPAADQAIRDQFVVETGNAGFDQVISTFYDVVDYGQSFGSSPAGQEIQNELNNAITAALLGDKDPEQALADAQDAAMRAYENATAG